AGTACCTAAAACCGCGCTGACTTCATGGGCAAAATGTCTGGCCAGTGAAAGTTTTTCTGAAGTGGCTTCGGCATGAAAATCTATGATTCTAACTTTTACTTCTTCGGGAATGCTCTCAAGTATCCTTGCACATTCAGCAAATGGACATTCTATAGGCGGCATGAAAACTCTGCCCTGAAGGTTGATTACCGCCACCTGAGTCCCTGTTTCAAGGGTATGGATAGTGTAGCCGCAACCGGGTGAGGAAGCTGTAAAATTAGCAGGTCTAATTATGCGGGGATTTGAATTGAGTTCGGAATAAATATCTTTAAACCGCCAGATATGATTTCCGGTAGTAGCAATATCAATCCCGGCGGAGAGCAGACTGCGGGCGCTTTTGAGGGTCAGGCCAATGCCCCGCGAGGCATTTTCGCAATTTGCAATGACCATATCCAGATCAAGTTCACTGCGAAGTTTGGGCAAGGTGGATTCAACGGCTTTCCGGCCCGGTTTACCGAAGATATCCCCCAAAAAAAGAATCCGCACTCTTAAACTCCCAAAAAAAGAGTTGAGCGCGGCGGAGAAATACGGCCCGAAGGGCGAACCCCTCCGGGCCGCGCAATAAATTATTTATTTTGCATAACCAACGGAACGGCGTTCACGAATAACAGTAACGCGAATCTGTCCCGGATAAGTCATGTTGTTTTCAATCTTAGTTGCAATATCCTTACAGAGCATATGAGTATTATCGTCAGTTACTCTTTCGGAATCGACCATTACACGGATTTCACGACCGGCCTGAATTGCATAGGCTTTGGAAACACCGTCAAAGGACGTTGCAAGGTTTTCAAGTTCTTCAAGACGCTTGACGTAGTTTTCAAGCAGTTCTTTACGTGCTCCCGGACGGGCTCCGGAAAGGCTGTCAGCAGCCTGCACGAGAGTAGCAAGAATTGACTTGGGAGGAACATCTTCATGGTGAGCCATAATGGCATGGATGATTTCCTTGGATTCCCCATGCTTTTTAGCAAGATCAGCGCCGATGATAGCATGTGGACCTTCAATCTCATGGTCGACAGCTTTACCGATATCATGCAGAAGTCCGGCTCTTTTAGCCATTTTCTCATCAATACCGAGTTCGGCAGCCATAACCCCGCACAGAAAAGCAACTTCAAGCGAATGCTGGAGCACGTTCTGGGAAAAACTTGTTCTGTAATGAAGCTGACCGATAAGTTTTATTATCTCAGGATGAATTCCATGAACACCTACATCAAATGTAGCCTGCTCACCGATTTCACGCAGCTTCACATCCATTTCCTGCTGCACTTTCTGAACGATATCTTCGATACGAGCAGGATGAATGCGGCCATCATGGATCAATCTTTCAAGAGCCTGCTTGGCTATTTCGCGACGCAGCGGGCTGTAAGCTGAAAGGACAACTGTTTCAGGAGTATCATCAATAATGAGGTCCACACCTGTTGCAGCTTCAAGAGCGCGAATATTGCGGCCCTCTCTACCGATAATCCGTCCTTTCATATCTTCAGAAGGAAGCTGAACAGCTGTAACTGTCTGCTCGTTGACATAGTCACCGGCATATCTCTGAATTGCCAGAGCGAGGATTTTGCGGGCCTTTCTGGCTCCTTCCTCTTTAGCTTCCATTTCAATCGCACGAATCATCTTGGCTGCTTCGTGACGAGTTTTACTTTCTATTTCGGTCATGAGCTTTTCACGGGCTTCTTCGGCTGTAAGGCCGGATACTTCCTGAAGTCTGCGCTCATGTTCATCTTTACGTCTCTCAAGGTCTTCCTTGAGTTCTTCAAGCTTTTTTTCCTGCTTGATCAGGCGTTTTTCAAGGGCGACAACATCGGATTCCTTAGAGGTAACCTTTTCAAGTTTGGATTCAAGCCTTTCTTCTTTTTCCTGAAGCCGCTCTTCCTGCCGCTTCAGCCCCCTCTCCATTTCTTTAAATTCATTTTCCTGCTCTTTCTTAAGAGCATATACTTCATCCTGAGCCTGAAGCCTTATTTCTTTCTTCATGGCTTCAGCTTCTTTACGGGCTTCCTGTACAATACGATCTGCAAGGCCCTGTGAATCGGCTATACGCCTTGAATTCACATAGCGATGCAACGCGTATCCGCCGGCAGCACCCAGGATCATTCCTATCAGTACCAGAAAGAAATCTCCAAACATGCCTTTCTCCTTAATTTATGTTAACAGGCTTCAAACCTGATTAATCCAAAAAAATAAACCAATTAAAGCCGTTTTAATGGATGAAAGAAGAAAGCATATCTTGAGACGGGATTCAGGGGGAATCCGGGATTTTCGCATGGAAAATCCCGGATGAAGATTGCGGGTTAACTGTTTTTTCAGTTAGACCCCGGGGTGCCGTGTTGCCGTGTAGTCAGAACCTGGTTATCCAGGTGGGCGCCGGCTCCGCAGCTTCAGGCTTCCCGGTCTAAGCCGGGCGTGCTCACCACCACGGGATGCTAGCTCCCTTTTTCAATATATTGGTTCAGAAGCTATCAGGGCAATCACGCACTCCCCAGGGAAATCTTTTATATCCTGACATGGCTGTTTTCAGCCATGTAAATCACTTCTCTAGAAGAATATTAATCTTTTCTTCCATCTCATCAAGCTTCCGGCTGTGTTCTAAATAATCATCAGCCAGACTCAAGGCCAGACAGGTCAGCAATTTTTCTTTACTGACGTCTGTTCCGCCTTTGCTTAATTCGCCAAATCTTTCTTCAAGAATGGCTTTAGCGGCTTCAATTCTGCTCTTATCCGCATCGGTCTTAAAAGCTATTTCAAGACCCAGTATAGGAATTGTGTATCGAGGCATCCTGCATCCGCTGTCAAATTAATCTATTCAAGGTCGGTTTCTACCTTGCCGAGGAGACTCTCAATCCGGGTACGAACTGTTTCCCTTTTGTTCTTCTCCTGCTCCAATTCCTCAAGAAGAAACTGATTTTCTTCTTCAAGCTGCTTGATTTTATTTAACATTTTATCAAAGCGTTCTTCAAGGCGATCGATTAATTCCATAGTTCTTTCCTATCCCCTTATTATTACAAAATCAAGACTTCTCGGTATGACGCCGTATATTGACCTGTTTTCCCCTTGCAACAGCAAGTTCATTTTCACCAATTTTTTTAGTTATGGTGGAGCCTGCACCGATCAAAGCACCGGCACCGACTTCAACAGGAGCAACTATGGCTGTATTACTTCCGATGAATACATTTTCACCGATTATGGTCTTGAATTTATTTTTTCCATCATAGTTACAAGTTATGGTTCCGGCTCCGACATTGGTTCCAGCACCTATTTCGCTGTCTCCAAGGTAGGTCAGATGACTTGCCTTGACTCCTTTGCCCAGGCGGGATTTCTTGACTTCAACAAAATTCCCGACCTTTGAACCTTCTTCCAACACAGCTCCCGGTCTCAAACGTCCGTAAGGACCGACAGAGCAGCCAACACCAACTTCAGATTTTTCAATATGACTGAACGAGTGAATCACTGCGCCTTCAGCTATAAAGGCATCACGCATAAAAACATTGGATTCAACTAGACAGCCGGAGCTGATTACGCTTTTTCCAAAAATTTCACACGGACCTGTAATTTCGGCACCAGGAGCTATCTCAGCTTTAGGGCCGACAGCGGCACATTCACAATTATGAACGACCACCCCCTGCCTGAGCAGATCATCAACAATTTTAAAACGCAGAGCAGATTCAGCCTTGGAAAGTTCATAGGGAGTATTAATTCCCATAAGATCAATAGAGTTACCGCAATTAACAGCCGTAACATTCATTTCACTTTCAACCGCTAAATCTACAAGATCAGTGATATAATACTCGCCGCTTTTGTTCTCATTGTTAAGCCTTGAAAGCAATCCATCTATCGCTGAGACTTTAAGGCAATATATACCTGCGTTTACTTCACCGCTAGGAGGCCCATAAACAGATTCATCGTAATCTTTTGCTTCAACGATTGCTTTCACCTTCAAATCTTTGTCGCGAATAACTCTACCGAACTGATTCTCTTCGTCAGGAGTGATTGTCAGAAAAGATAAATCAGTCTTATCTTTTACAGCTGCATCCAGAAAATCAAGTACAGTTACTTTATTCACAAGAGGAGTGTCACCGTTGATAATAAAACAGTATTCACACCCACTTTCCTGAACAGAACTCCATGCGGTCTGCAATGCGTGCCCAGTCCCGAGCTGTTCCTTTTGAAGAACAAATCCGCTCTTATAATCAGGAAAAGCAGCTTCCACATGTTCAGCACCGAACCCGACAACAGTATATATCTTATCCTCAAATACCGTATCGAGAGCGGAATAAACATAGTGCAGCATTGGCTCTCCAAGCAGAGTTCTCAATACCTTAGGCTTATCTGAATACATGCGCGTGCCCTTACCGGCGGCAAGAACCAGAGCGCAGGCTGAAAAATCAGTCATAAATCAAAATCTCCATATTTCAAGGTCGAAATTTGTTATCAGTTTGACACCATGTAGTAAATGGGCATTTTAAGTCTGCCCTATTATTTAAATCCAAGTTAATTTATAACAATATGTTTTCTATATCATTTTAATTTTCATTTTAAAAATATCTTTTTACTGATTTCAATTCTGACCTGAAACAAAAAAAGGACGGACCGGAAAATCCGGTCCGTCCCTGGTTAGCCTTTAGGCTTATTAAGCAGTGTTTATCCTTTAAAGAGGATCAACCTGCCTTCTGGGATGCATCTTTACAGCCAATGCGGGCAATAGCTCTCTGCAGAGCAGCCTGAGCGCGGGCAGCTTCGATACGATCCTTGGCTTTGGCCATGCGGGCCTTAGCCTTTTCCTCTGCCTTGCGAGCCCGATCCAGATCGATCTCAACGGCCTTTTCAGCTACTTCAGCGAGGACAGTCACTTTATTGTTACCAACTTCAGCAAATCCGCCGGAGATGAAAACATAATGATTGCGGCCACCATCTTTATAATGGAGGTTTCCAACGCCAAGAGCCGAGAGGAAGGGGATATGATTCGGCAGTACACCGAACTCACCTTCTATCCCAGGAGCTCCGAGGTATTCGACTTCCTGAGAAAGGACCTTGCGATCAGGCGTCACGATTTCCAGAAGGAGTTTACTGGCCATAATCGGGTCCTATATTATTCGTTATTCTTTTTATCTTTTTCAACAGCTTCTTCGATGGCAC
The sequence above is drawn from the Maridesulfovibrio bastinii DSM 16055 genome and encodes:
- a CDS encoding TIGR00282 family metallophosphoesterase, yielding MRILFLGDIFGKPGRKAVESTLPKLRSELDLDMVIANCENASRGIGLTLKSARSLLSAGIDIATTGNHIWRFKDIYSELNSNPRIIRPANFTASSPGCGYTIHTLETGTQVAVINLQGRVFMPPIECPFAECARILESIPEEVKVRIIDFHAEATSEKLSLARHFAHEVSAVLGTHTHVQTNDACLLEKRCAYITDAGMCGPVDSCLGLAPEPVIKRFITGLPQKWYVADGPVRLSGALMEIDEDTGRALSVSAWNMDEL
- the rny gene encoding ribonuclease Y, giving the protein MFGDFFLVLIGMILGAAGGYALHRYVNSRRIADSQGLADRIVQEARKEAEAMKKEIRLQAQDEVYALKKEQENEFKEMERGLKRQEERLQEKEERLESKLEKVTSKESDVVALEKRLIKQEKKLEELKEDLERRKDEHERRLQEVSGLTAEEAREKLMTEIESKTRHEAAKMIRAIEMEAKEEGARKARKILALAIQRYAGDYVNEQTVTAVQLPSEDMKGRIIGREGRNIRALEAATGVDLIIDDTPETVVLSAYSPLRREIAKQALERLIHDGRIHPARIEDIVQKVQQEMDVKLREIGEQATFDVGVHGIHPEIIKLIGQLHYRTSFSQNVLQHSLEVAFLCGVMAAELGIDEKMAKRAGLLHDIGKAVDHEIEGPHAIIGADLAKKHGESKEIIHAIMAHHEDVPPKSILATLVQAADSLSGARPGARKELLENYVKRLEELENLATSFDGVSKAYAIQAGREIRVMVDSERVTDDNTHMLCKDIATKIENNMTYPGQIRVTVIRERRSVGYAK
- a CDS encoding cell division protein ZapA — translated: MPRYTIPILGLEIAFKTDADKSRIEAAKAILEERFGELSKGGTDVSKEKLLTCLALSLADDYLEHSRKLDEMEEKINILLEK
- the glmU gene encoding bifunctional UDP-N-acetylglucosamine diphosphorylase/glucosamine-1-phosphate N-acetyltransferase GlmU — protein: MTDFSACALVLAAGKGTRMYSDKPKVLRTLLGEPMLHYVYSALDTVFEDKIYTVVGFGAEHVEAAFPDYKSGFVLQKEQLGTGHALQTAWSSVQESGCEYCFIINGDTPLVNKVTVLDFLDAAVKDKTDLSFLTITPDEENQFGRVIRDKDLKVKAIVEAKDYDESVYGPPSGEVNAGIYCLKVSAIDGLLSRLNNENKSGEYYITDLVDLAVESEMNVTAVNCGNSIDLMGINTPYELSKAESALRFKIVDDLLRQGVVVHNCECAAVGPKAEIAPGAEITGPCEIFGKSVISSGCLVESNVFMRDAFIAEGAVIHSFSHIEKSEVGVGCSVGPYGRLRPGAVLEEGSKVGNFVEVKKSRLGKGVKASHLTYLGDSEIGAGTNVGAGTITCNYDGKNKFKTIIGENVFIGSNTAIVAPVEVGAGALIGAGSTITKKIGENELAVARGKQVNIRRHTEKS
- a CDS encoding F0F1 ATP synthase subunit epsilon, producing the protein MASKLLLEIVTPDRKVLSQEVEYLGAPGIEGEFGVLPNHIPFLSALGVGNLHYKDGGRNHYVFISGGFAEVGNNKVTVLAEVAEKAVEIDLDRARKAEEKAKARMAKAKDRIEAARAQAALQRAIARIGCKDASQKAG